The Aeromicrobium yanjiei DNA segment GCCCCTCGGGCAGCAGGTGCAGGTAGGGCTCGTCGCCGTACGCCGCCTCGTACACCGCGCGCACGGCAGCGAGGTCGACGCCGTCCTTGAGTCGGGCCGTCGTCGTGGCCAGGATGCCGCGGGCCATCGGGACGAGCGTCGGGGTGAACGAGATCGAGACCTCGTCCGCGCCGGCGAGCCGCAGGTTCTGCATGATCTCCGGGACGTGACGGTGGGTGCCGCCGACGCCGTACGGGGACGCGGCCCCGAGGCCCTCGGCGGCGAGCAGGTTGGCCTTGGGCGCCTTGCCCGCGCCGGAGTAGCCGTTGGCGAGGACCGCGACGAGGTCCGTGGCCTCCACGAGCCCGGCCGCGACGGCGGGCTGGATGCCGAGCGTGATCGCCGTGACGTTGCAGCCCGGCACGGCGATGCGATCGACGCCCCTCAACGCGTCGCGCTGGCGACCCTCGCCGACGATGAGCTCGGGGAGCCCGTACGGCCAGGTGCCCGCGTGCTCTCCCCCGTAGAACTCGGTCCAGTCCTCGGCGGACTGCAGCCGGAAGTCGGCGCCCAGGTCGATGACCAGGGTGTCGTCGCCCAGCTGCGCGGCCACCGCGCCCGACTGCCCGTGCGGCAGGCCGAGGAACACGACGTCGTGGCCGGACAGGGTCTCGGCGTTGGTGGGCAGCAGCACCCGGTCGGCCAGCGGCACGAGGTGCGGGTGGTGCCCGCCGAGGGCGGTGCCTGCGCTCGAGGCCGCGGTCAGGGCGCCGATCTCGACGCCCGGGTGCGACAGCAGGAGGCGCAGCACCTCACCACCGGCGTATCCGCTCGCGCCCGCCACGGCGACGGTGATCGTGGTCATGTCTCCACCTTTGCAGAACTGGTCATGGGCGTACGTCGTCAGTCGGTGCCGAGCTCCATCGCGGCGGCGTCGAGCAGTGCTGCGTCGGCGTCGCTCACGGCGGGGTTGGCCTCGATGCGGGTGGCTCCGCCGGCGGGGAGCTCACCGAACAGGGTGCCGTTCTCGACCAGCACCTGCCCCTGGTCGAGGGGCTGCTCGGCGTAGAGCTCGAGCATCGCGCGCGAGTCGGCGATGTCGAGATTGCGCATCGTGAGCTGGCCGATGCGATCGGTCGGGCCGAACGCGGCGTTCTCGGTGCGCTCCATCGAGAGTTTCTCGGGCTGGTAGCTGAAGGCCGGTCCCTGGGTGTCCATGAGCGAGTAGTCCTCGCCGCGGCGCAGCCGGATCGTGACCTTGCCGGTCACGACGGACGCGATCCAGCGCTGGATCGACTCGCGCAGCATCATCGCCTGCGGGTCGAGCCAGCGGCCCTCGTACATCAGCCGTCCGAGGCGGCGGCCCTGCTGGTGGAAGTTGGCGATCGTGTCCTCGTTGTGGATCGCGTTGAGCAGCCGCTCGTACGCGATGTGCAGCAGGGCCATGCCCGGCGCCTCGTAGATGCCGCGGCTCTTGGCCTCGATGATGCGGTTCTCGATCTGGTCGGACATGCCGAGCCCGTGCCGTCCGCCGATCGCATTGGCCTCGTGCACGAGGGCCACGGGGTCGCCCGCGAAGGTCTCGCCGTTGATCGCGACCGGGCGCCCGGCCTCGAACGACACCGTCACGTCCTCGGTCTCGATCGCGACGGACGGATCCCAGAAGCGGACGCCCATGATCGGCTGGA contains these protein-coding regions:
- the argC gene encoding N-acetyl-gamma-glutamyl-phosphate reductase is translated as MTTITVAVAGASGYAGGEVLRLLLSHPGVEIGALTAASSAGTALGGHHPHLVPLADRVLLPTNAETLSGHDVVFLGLPHGQSGAVAAQLGDDTLVIDLGADFRLQSAEDWTEFYGGEHAGTWPYGLPELIVGEGRQRDALRGVDRIAVPGCNVTAITLGIQPAVAAGLVEATDLVAVLANGYSGAGKAPKANLLAAEGLGAASPYGVGGTHRHVPEIMQNLRLAGADEVSISFTPTLVPMARGILATTTARLKDGVDLAAVRAVYEAAYGDEPYLHLLPEGQWPTTAATLGANTAHLQVAIDERARRLVVVSAIDNLVKGTAGGAIQSMNLALGLDETTGLDTIGLAP
- the argG gene encoding argininosuccinate synthase gives rise to the protein MSKVLTSLPVGERVGIAFSGGLDTSVAVAWMRDKGAVPCTYTADIGQYDEPDISGIPGRAMEYGAELARSIDCKRPLVEEGLAALACGAFHIRSGGRTYFNTTPLGRAVTGTLLVRAMHEDGVDIWGDGSTFKGNDIERFYRYGLLANPELRIYKPWLDAAFVAELGGRTEMSQWLTERGLPYRDSQEKAYSTDANIWGATHEAKTLEHLDTSLESVQPIMGVRFWDPSVAIETEDVTVSFEAGRPVAINGETFAGDPVALVHEANAIGGRHGLGMSDQIENRIIEAKSRGIYEAPGMALLHIAYERLLNAIHNEDTIANFHQQGRRLGRLMYEGRWLDPQAMMLRESIQRWIASVVTGKVTIRLRRGEDYSLMDTQGPAFSYQPEKLSMERTENAAFGPTDRIGQLTMRNLDIADSRAMLELYAEQPLDQGQVLVENGTLFGELPAGGATRIEANPAVSDADAALLDAAAMELGTD